One segment of Pempheris klunzingeri isolate RE-2024b chromosome 20, fPemKlu1.hap1, whole genome shotgun sequence DNA contains the following:
- the xrcc6 gene encoding X-ray repair cross-complementing protein 6: MAEWNAFYRNEDEEEEQEEGEQSGGDYKITGRDSLVFLVDASKEMFIKGEDGQPSNFDMTMQVVRSVYTSKIISSYRDLVALVFYGTEQSKNPRNSFKHVYVYHDLDEPGAKRVQDVEALRGEKGAQLAAETMGSGETSLGDALWCCANLYSDIKLRLSHKRLMIFTCRDEPHGGDSVKDRQARTKSSDLKETGVIIDLMHLMKPGGFDVSPFFRDIISPPEDESELGLQLEPCDKLEDLQKRVRAKEQKKRTIARLNLCLGEGVNIAVGMYATAVAARKPGSIRLYRETNEPVRSKTRTFHTQTGSLLLPSEIKKAQVYGKKQIVMEKDEVDFMKRFEDPGLFLIGFKPMERLKRHHHIRPAVFLYPEEGEVKGSACLFSALMTKCNERNVFALCRCVSRRNYPPRFVALVPQKEEVDEGRVQITPPGFNIIHLPYADDLRTLDPPQSPVASQIQVNKMKEIVSKLRFKYRNDAFENPVIQQHYRNLEALALDMIAPEDTEDLIMPKVDQIDHRLGPLIQEFKDLVYPANYNPESKSAAKRKAADTGGGGEKKPKVDIPEDELKAHMQNGTLGKLTVPVLKEACKKFGIRTTGTKKQELIDAIVAQLGP; this comes from the exons ATGGCAGAGTGGAACGCCTTCTACAgaaatgaggatgaggaggaagagcaagaggAAGGAGAGCAATCTGGAG GAGATTACAAGATCACAGGGAGAGACAGTTTGGTCTTCTTGGTTGATGCCTCCAAGGAAATGTTCATCAAAGGAGAAGATGGACAGCCATCCAACTTTGACATGACCATGCAG gTTGTGCGCAGTGTGTACACCAGTAAGATCATTAGTAGTTACAGAGACCTGGTAGCCTTGGTTTTCTACGGCACAGAGCAGAGTAAAAATCCCAGGAACTCATTCAAGCATGTCTACGTGTACCACGACCTTGATGAACCCG GTGCAAAGCGAGTGCAGGATGTGGAAGCTCTGCGGGGGGAGAAAGGTGCCCAGCTAGCGGCAGAGACCATGGGCAGTGGGGAGACGTCCCTGGGGGACGCCCTGTGGTGCTGCGCCAACCTCTACAGTGACATTAAGCTACGCCTGTCGCACAAGCGGCTCATGATCTTCACCTGCAGAGACGAACCACACGGGGGCGACAGTGTGAAGGACCGACAGGCTCGCACCAAGTCCAGTGACCTCAAAGAGACAG GTGTCATCATTGATTTAATGCATCTGATGAAACCGGGAGGCTTCGATGTCTCGCCCTTCTTTCGTGACATTATAAGTCCACCTGAGGATGAGAGCGAGTTGGGGCTCCAGCTGGAGCCTTGTGACAAATTGGAGGACCTCCAGAAGAGGGTGCGGGccaaggagcagaagaagaggaccATTGCCAG GTTAAACCTGTGTCTTGGTGAGGGCGTAAACATAGCTGTGGGAATGTATGCAACTGCTGTGGCAGCTCGGAAACCAGGTTCAATCAGACTTTACAGGGAAACCAACGAGCCAGTCCGCAGCAAAACCCGAACCTTCCACACCCAGACTggcagcctgctgctgcccagTGAGATTAAGAAAGCCCAG GTCTACGGTAAGAAACAGATTGTGATGGAGAAAGACGAGGTGGACTTCATGAAGAGGTTTGAGGATCCTGGACTGTTTCTGATCGGATTCAAGCCCATGGAGAGGCTCAAACGTCACCACCATATCCGACCCGCTGTTTTCCTCTATCCTGAGGAGGGCGAGGTGAAAG GCAGCGCGTGTCTGTTCTCCGCCTTGATGACAAAGTGTAACGAGAGGAACGTGTTCGCTCTGTGCCGCTGCGTCTCACGCCGAAACTACCCGCCTCGATTTGTTGCCCTAGTGCCTCAGAAAGAGGAGGTCGACGAGGGGAGAGTACAGATCACACCACCAG GTTTCAACATCATCCACCTGCCATACGCTGATGACCTGCGGACTCTGGATCCTCCCCAGAGCCCTGTGGCTTCACAAATACAGGTGAACAAGATGAAAGAGATCGTCTCCAAGCTGCGCTTCAAATACAG GAATGATGCTTTTGAGAATCCGGTCATCCAGCAGCATTACAGGAACTTGGAGGCGTTGGCTCTGGATATGATTGCtccagaggacacagaggacctcATCA tgccAAAGGTGGACCAGATCGACCACCGTCTGGGTCCCTTGATTCAAGAGTTTAAAGATCTGGTCTACCCAGCCAACTATAACCCTGAGAGCAAATCAGCTGCCAAACGCAAAGCAG CTGATACCGGAGGTGGAGGTGAGAAGAAGCCCAAAGTGGATATCCCAGAGGACGAGCTGAAGGCCCACATGCAGAACGGCACCCTGGGAAAGCTGACCGTGCCCGTGTTGAAGGAGGCCTGTAAGAAGTTTGGGATTCGGACCACGGGGACCAAGAAGCAGGAGCTGATAGATGCTATTGTTGCCCAGCTGGGCCCATGA
- the desi1b gene encoding desumoylating isopeptidase 1b, whose translation MEESGSYPVKLYIYDLSRGMARQLSPAMLGRQLDGIWHTAIVVHGKEFFFVGEGINNCSPGGTPLGEPDSIVDLGSTEVPEEIFMEYLISLGESTYRGDKYNLFEHNCNAFSNDVAQFLTGKKIPSYITDLPSEVLSTPFGQALRPLLDSLVINPGGNNIAGQR comes from the exons ATGGAGGAAAGTGGCTCATACCCAGTGAAGCTGTACATTTACGACCTGTCCAGAGGCATGGCCCGCCAGCTGAGTCCTGCCATGCTAG ggAGACAGCTTGATGGGATATG GCACACCGCTATTGTGGTCCATGGAAAGGAGTTCTTCTTTGTCGGAGAAGGCATCAACAATTGTTCACCT GGCGGCACTCCATTGGGTGAGCCTGACTCCATAGTGGATCTGGGTTCCACTGAGGTGCCTGAAGAGATCTTTATGGAGTACCTGATTTCACTTGGAGAGTCCACATACAG AGGTGACAAGTACAACCTGTTTGAGCACAACTGCAACGCTTTCAGCAACGACGTGGCTCAGTTCCTCACGGGCAAAAAGATCCCATCGTACATCACAGACCTTCCGTCTGAAGTGCTATCCAC GCCTTTTGGCCAAGCTCTCCGTCCCTTACTGGATTCCCTCGTCATAAATCCTGGAGGCAACAACATAGCTGGACAGCGATAG
- the LOC139219368 gene encoding GTPase IMAP family member 1-like, whose translation MECQCEKEDAVTGWWQSSNSVQMGAFTVVGYLLYRFSQTLPALIRWPIRLFCSLSGLSTLWSWVSRLVGTLRVIQTLFKCLSRVWQFVTAFSSRFKWLVAVIKAISGSSRDGALESESNSPNKPGLRMILLGPTGGGRTSLADTLLGDSETRTPMGALMESTKRRALLDGRELTVIDTPDLLGPSLGKNKRAREALRSLQLASPGPHAFLLVIRAPGSSMGIDQDAAQAIRATLELFGDGVVENIIPVLTHADCLGRRCTVDHLLDVDAGSLRRALSLCNQRPELVENRPDCPPEEQRATCRQLVGRVMEMKTVRGHFVHELQRREERIREELLADMASALAGKLGQ comes from the exons ATGGAGTGTCAGTGTGAAAAGGAGGATGCTGTTACAG GCTGGTGGCAGAGCAGCAACAGCGTCCAGATGGGAGCTTTTACTGTGGTGGGGTATCTTCTCTACAGATTCTCACAGA CGCTCCCTGCTCTGATCCGGTGGCCGATTCGTCTGTTCTGCTCTCTATCTG GTCTGTCGACTCTGTGGAGCTGGGTGAGCCGCCTGGTGGGAACCCTTCGTG TGATCCAGACCCTGTTCAAATGTCTGTCTCGGGTTTGGCAGTTTGTCACAG CATTTTCCTCCAGGTTCAAGTGGCTGGTTGCTGTCATTAAAGCAATCTCAG GGTCATCCAGAGATGGAGCACTGGAGTCAGAGAGCAACAGTCCTAACAAACCAGGCCTGAGGATGATCCTCCTGGGGCCCACCGGTGGAGGACGGACCTCCTTGGCAGATACTTTGTTGGGTGACAGTGAGACAAGGACACCCATGGGTGCCTTGATGGAGAGCACAAAGAGAAGGGCATTACTGGATGGTAGAGAGCTTACAGTGATTGACACCCCAGATCTTTTGGGGCCCTCATTGGGGAAGAACAAGAGAGCCAGGGAAGCCCTGAGGAGCCTTCAGCTCGCCAGTCCTGGACCACACGCCTTCCTGCTGGTGATCCGAGCTCCAGGATCCAGCATGGGGATCGACCAGGATGCAGCCCAGGCGATCCGGGCCACCCTTGAACTGTTTGGAGACGGAGTCGTAGAGAACATCATCCCAGTGCTCACCCATGCGGACTGCCTGGGTCGACGGTGTACTGTTGATCATCTGCTGGATGTGGACGCTGGGAGTTTGAGAAGGGCTCTGTCTCTATGCAACCAGAGGCCAGAGCTGGTGGAAAACAGGCCCGACTGCCccccagaggagcagagggcgACGTGTAGGCAGCTGGTGGGGCGTGTGATGGAGATGAAGACAGTGAGGGGGCATTTCGTCCAcgagctgcagaggagggaggagcgCATCAGGGAGGAGCTACTCGCTGACATGGCCTCTGCACTGGCTGGAAAACTGGGACAGTAa